In Paracoccus jeotgali, the following are encoded in one genomic region:
- a CDS encoding peptidoglycan -binding protein, which yields MALSRSRGGNRFSSTIWPGFVDAMTALLMVLTFVITIFMIVQSVLRDTVDRQESQLDRLTDQVAGLTGTLAITQDERDTAQAELDSAQAQIVDFESQVAQLIASRDAETARAGTAEQALSAARAEIDAQAEAARLAAARREALEALVRDLEASDQAKADALAETRATLAETDATLSETQTALAETRTELSARGEALDEAEAARLAEAAAAEALRARLKNSEAELTAMTLSLEQARKEAEDTLTLLAAADAARADLETQVQQTTTEAERQAALLAQARDRLADQEESSTEAQRRVALLNQQVATLNRQLSSIQQALNLTEEDRDATATRLEDLGQQLNAALLKASEEQRRRLALEEAERARLEAETADLARYRSEFFGRLSQILQGREGVEVVGDRFVLQSEVLFDPGEATLSPEGQRSIAGVTEMLQEIADTIPPEIDWVIRVDGHTDRTPLSGLGRYRDNWELSQARALAVVRYMVDELGFAADRLAPTGFSDTRPVAPDDSPENRARNRRIELKLTER from the coding sequence ATGGCCCTGTCGCGCAGCCGGGGCGGCAACCGCTTCTCCTCGACCATCTGGCCGGGCTTCGTGGATGCCATGACGGCGCTGCTGATGGTGCTGACGTTTGTCATCACCATCTTCATGATCGTGCAATCGGTGCTGCGCGACACGGTCGACCGGCAGGAAAGCCAGCTTGACCGGCTGACCGATCAGGTGGCCGGGCTGACCGGGACGCTGGCGATCACCCAGGACGAACGCGACACCGCGCAGGCGGAACTGGACAGCGCGCAGGCGCAGATCGTCGATTTCGAGTCGCAGGTGGCGCAGCTGATTGCGTCCCGCGACGCCGAGACCGCCCGCGCCGGCACCGCCGAACAGGCGCTGAGTGCGGCGCGCGCCGAAATCGACGCCCAGGCCGAGGCCGCGCGTCTGGCCGCCGCCCGCCGCGAGGCGCTGGAGGCTCTGGTTCGCGATCTGGAGGCCAGCGATCAGGCAAAGGCCGACGCGCTGGCCGAGACCCGCGCGACGCTGGCGGAAACCGACGCGACCCTGTCCGAAACCCAGACCGCGCTGGCCGAGACCCGCACCGAACTGTCGGCGCGGGGCGAGGCGCTGGACGAGGCCGAGGCCGCCCGACTGGCCGAGGCCGCCGCCGCCGAGGCGTTGCGGGCGCGGCTGAAGAACTCGGAAGCGGAACTGACCGCGATGACGCTGTCGCTGGAACAGGCCCGGAAAGAGGCCGAGGACACGCTGACCCTGCTCGCCGCCGCCGACGCCGCCCGCGCCGATCTGGAAACGCAGGTTCAGCAGACGACAACCGAAGCCGAGCGGCAGGCGGCCCTGCTGGCGCAGGCGCGGGACCGGCTGGCCGATCAGGAAGAAAGCTCGACCGAGGCGCAGCGCCGCGTGGCGCTGCTGAACCAGCAGGTGGCGACGCTGAACCGGCAGCTTTCCTCGATCCAGCAGGCGCTGAACCTGACCGAAGAGGACCGCGACGCCACTGCCACCCGGCTGGAGGATCTGGGCCAGCAGCTGAACGCGGCGCTGCTGAAGGCCAGCGAAGAACAGCGGCGGCGGCTGGCGCTGGAAGAGGCCGAGCGCGCGCGGCTAGAAGCCGAAACCGCCGATCTAGCGCGCTATCGCAGCGAATTCTTTGGCCGACTCAGCCAGATCCTGCAGGGCCGCGAGGGGGTCGAGGTGGTCGGCGACCGCTTCGTGCTGCAATCCGAGGTGCTGTTCGACCCCGGCGAGGCCACGCTCTCGCCCGAGGGGCAGCGCAGCATCGCCGGCGTGACCGAGATGCTGCAAGAGATCGCCGACACCATCCCGCCCGAGATCGACTGGGTGATCCGCGTCGACGGCCACACCGACCGCACGCCGCTATCCGGCCTTGGCCGCTACCGCGACAATTGGGAGCTGAGCCAGGCCCGCGCCCTTGCGGTGGTGCGCTATATGGTGGACGAGTTGGGCTTTGCCGCCGACCGTCTGGCGCCGACCGGATTCTCGGATACAAGGCCGGTGGCGCCCGACGACTCGCCCGAAAACCGCGCCCGGAACCGCCGGATCGAACTGAAACTGACGGAACGCTGA
- a CDS encoding alpha/beta fold hydrolase translates to MTEFMDGPQGRRIAYDLIPGREDVPGVVFLGGFRSDMRGTKAEHLAGWARAQGYRFLRLDYSGHGESAGRFEDGSIGDWAADAMAAVSGLTTGPQVLVGSSMGGWIALLLARAMPERVAGLVGIAAAPDFTENGFWANADEAQREALLRDGQWQLPSDYSDEPDVITRRLIEDGRDHLVLDRPLPLPFKVRLLQGTADAEVPVEWALRLLDHADCPDMRLLLVKGADHRFSDPDCLTMIEDAVAEVMRG, encoded by the coding sequence ATGACCGAATTTATGGACGGGCCGCAGGGCCGCCGCATCGCCTATGACCTGATCCCCGGCCGGGAGGATGTGCCAGGCGTGGTGTTTCTGGGCGGCTTCCGGTCCGACATGCGCGGCACCAAGGCCGAGCATCTGGCGGGCTGGGCGCGGGCGCAGGGGTATCGGTTTCTGCGTCTGGATTATTCGGGCCACGGCGAATCCGCGGGCCGGTTCGAGGATGGCAGCATCGGGGACTGGGCGGCGGACGCGATGGCTGCGGTCAGCGGCCTGACCACGGGGCCGCAGGTGCTGGTCGGCTCGAGCATGGGCGGCTGGATCGCGCTGTTGCTGGCGCGTGCCATGCCCGAACGCGTGGCCGGTCTGGTCGGCATCGCGGCGGCGCCCGATTTCACCGAAAACGGCTTTTGGGCCAACGCCGATGAGGCGCAGCGCGAGGCGCTGCTGCGCGACGGGCAATGGCAGCTGCCCTCGGACTATTCCGACGAGCCCGATGTGATCACACGCCGGTTGATCGAGGACGGCCGCGATCACCTGGTGCTGGACCGCCCCTTGCCGCTGCCCTTCAAGGTCCGGCTGCTGCAAGGCACGGCGGATGCCGAGGTGCCGGTCGAATGGGCGCTGCGCCTGCTGGATCACGCCGATTGCCCGGACATGCGCCTGCTGCTGGTCAAGGGCGCCGATCACCGTTTCTCGGACCCCGACTGCCTGACGATGATCGAGGATGCGGTGGCCGAGGTCATGCGTGGCTAA